The genome window ACAGAGCAAACATATTGAAGAAAATATGAGTAAAATCGCCATGCATAAACATGTATGTAATAAACTGCCATGGTCTAAAATTTTCTGACTCAACCCAGCTCAAGCCCATTATCGCATACATGTCAAAACCTCTGTTCTGTAGAACAATAGTTGCAAGAAAAAATATTATGTTAATTAGCAGCAGATTTTTAACAGCTGGCGGCATCATAGAAAACCCACCCGGTCTATATAGATCATTCATTAGTTTTCAGTTTTTATAGCCATTTACTTAAATTATCAACATTTACAATAGAATAGATTCTTTTGCCATCAGGAGCAACCTCAGGATTTGATGAAGCAAAAAGTTCAGAAATCAATAATTGCATCATTTCTCGGTTTAAAAAATCACCATGCTTTAATGACAATTTTCTTGCCATTGACAAAATGACAGCATCATTTCTATTGTTTTTAACAAGTCCGGAAGATTTATAATCTTCAAGCACCGATTCTAATATTTGGTCAATTTTCAAGCCTCTCAAATCTATATTTTCAGGAACAGCACTAACGCTAAACATCTCTTTTCCTAAATATGAAATAACAAATCCGCATTTATTCAACTCATCAGAAATTTCAGACATTAAGCGAGCATCAGTAACACTGAAATTTATCGTTTCTGGAAACATCAGCATATTTGAATTATTGGAAGATGTTTGACTTTTATTTATCAATTTATCAAACAAAATACGCATTGAAGCCGCATGTTGGTCAACTAACAACAATCCAGACTTCACACTGCTAACAATATAGCGGCGACCTATTTGAATGTAATTTTCAGAACTTTCGTAAGAATCAGTGTTTATCAAAGTATTTTCCAAAGCAGGAATACTACTTTCTGAGGAAATATTTTTTTCTACTGAAATATTTTCCCATCTGTTAATAGAATTATTTTTGCTTACAGAGCTGATTGAATGTGAAGACCGCTTAAAAGGATTAAAATTAGGATCTACTTTTATCTGAGGTATTTTCACCGCCCTATTTGGGTCTAGCGTAAAATCAATAGCTGGCTCGGTTTCAAAATCAATTGAAGGCATCATATTGTTTGTTCCAAGCGATTTGCGAATAGAGCTTGCAATCACGGCTGCAACCATTCTTTCGTCTCTAAATTTTATTTCAGTTTTAGTAGGGTGAATGTTTATGTCTATTTCAGCAGGATTTATTTCAATGAAAATAAAATATCCGGGGAAAGAATCGCTAGCTATCAGCCCGCTAAATGCATTTCTTATAGCAGCATTTATGTAAGCACTGCGTATAAAGCGATTATTCACAAACAAATACTGCTCTCCACGCGTTTTTTTGCTGTATTCTGGTTTAATTACAAAACCATGAATTTTTACATAATCAGTATCCTGTGCGAAAGGCAGCAATTTCTGCTGATGATTTTTTCCAAATACTGAAACAATTCTTTGTTGTAAATTAGATTCAGTATATGTTGCAAGCGATTTATTGCCGTCAAAAACTTTAAACTCTATATTATAATTTGGGATTGCAACACGATAAAT of Bacteroidales bacterium contains these proteins:
- the mutL gene encoding DNA mismatch repair endonuclease MutL: MADVIKLLPDAVANQIAAGEVVQRPASVVKELLENAIDAGAKSIDLIFKESGKTLIQVIDDGKGMTVADARMAFERHATSKINSAEDLFAIKSFGFRGEALSSIASVARVSLKTRQAEMDAGIEIVNEGSKFISQDFCAMPVGTNIAVKDIFFNIPARRQFLKSDNVEMKHIWEEIYRVAIPNYNIEFKVFDGNKSLATYTESNLQQRIVSVFGKNHQQKLLPFAQDTDYVKIHGFVIKPEYSKKTRGEQYLFVNNRFIRSAYINAAIRNAFSGLIASDSFPGYFIFIEINPAEIDINIHPTKTEIKFRDERMVAAVIASSIRKSLGTNNMMPSIDFETEPAIDFTLDPNRAVKIPQIKVDPNFNPFKRSSHSISSVSKNNSINRWENISVEKNISSESSIPALENTLINTDSYESSENYIQIGRRYIVSSVKSGLLLVDQHAASMRILFDKLINKSQTSSNNSNMLMFPETINFSVTDARLMSEISDELNKCGFVISYLGKEMFSVSAVPENIDLRGLKIDQILESVLEDYKSSGLVKNNRNDAVILSMARKLSLKHGDFLNREMMQLLISELFASSNPEVAPDGKRIYSIVNVDNLSKWL